In the genome of Hydractinia symbiolongicarpus strain clone_291-10 chromosome 5, HSymV2.1, whole genome shotgun sequence, one region contains:
- the LOC130644525 gene encoding radixin-like isoform X2, whose translation MTNNTNVRVRTMDAELDFIVEPNITGKEIFDQVVRTIGLQEFWFFGLQYTDEMGYVTWLNLNKHVAALDVKKNGLVQFKFRAKFYPENVSVELIQDVTQKLFFLQVKDNILNDRIYCSPATSVLLSSYAVQVKYGDFKSDVHRKGYLYNDRLLPDRVLKQHQMSKEQWEERIMSCWSQHRYMHREEAMMEYLKIAQDLEMYGVNYFDIKNKRGTDLYLGVDALGLNIFKRENKLSPKIVISWTEIQHISFNDKKFIITPFNKKEQEFLFYVPRLRINKRILTLCMGNLDLYMRRRKPETIEIQQMRNRAYEERRSKYREKQRLNNEQKARATAERKKHELGQQLRRLEEDARLAYEALDKSKRDTAEAEQRRRRALREAEEMHRLKEQAVAVQKRLEEEAAKERMEKAEFEAHAATAATKSARRAAEAEEKQREADRLYKELAESRQREQEQNEKLHNMTYADEQDTERTRQAVDLNFINVDQRELNYTSQQDKNENLKLQLNELSSQLNLTRDRSKLTQEDLLHEGNLKEGRDKYRTLRQIRLGNTRQRIDEFESF comes from the exons ATGACGAACAAC ACAAACGTGCGCGTAAGGACAATGGATGCGGAATTGGATTTTATTGTTGAACCGAACATAACTGGTAAAGAAATTTTTGATCAAGTTGTCAGAACAATTGGCTTGCAAGAATTCTGGTTTTTTGGTCTTCAATATACAGATGAAATGGGTTATGTAACTTGGTTAAATTTGAATAAACATGTAGCTGCTCTAGATGTCAAGAAAAATGGCCTTGTGCAGTTTAAATTCCGAGCTAAATTCTATCCCGAAAATGTCTCGGTGGAGTTAATCCAAGATGTCACGCAGAAACTGTTTTTTCTACAAGTTAAAGATAACATTTTGAATGACAGAATCTACTGTTCACCAGCCACATCCGTTCTTTTATCATCATATGCTGTCCAAGTCAAATATGGCGACTTCAAATCTGATGTACATAGGAAAGGATACTTATACAACGATCGCTTACTACCAGATCGAGTTCTTAAACAGCATCAGATGTCCAAAGAACAGTGGGAAGAAAGGATAATGTCTTGTTGGAGTCAGCATCGATATATGCACAG ggaGGAAGCAATGATGGAGTATTTAAAGATCGCACAGGATTTAGAAATGTATGGTGTTAATTATTTCGATATCAAAAACAAACGTGGGACAGATTTGTATCTCGGGGTCGATGCATTGGGCTTGAATATCTTTAAACGCGAAAATAAACTCTCTCCCAAAATTGTCATTTCTTGGACCGAGATCCAACATATATCTTTTAACGATAAGAAGTTTATCATCACACCATTCAATAAGAAAGAGCAG GAGTTTTTATTCTACGTTCCACGTTTACGAATTAATAAGCGTATTCTTACCTTGTGTATGGGTAACCTTGATTTGTACATGCGACGAAGAAAACCGGAAACTATCGAAATTCAACAAATGAGGAATCGAGCTTATGAAGAGAGACGGTCGAAATATCGAGAAAAACAGCGACTTAATAATGAACAAAAAGCACGCGCAACtgccgaaagaaaaaaacatgaattGGGGCAGCAATTAAGAAGACTTGAAGAGGATGCACGTCTTGCGTATGAAGCATTAGATAAATCGAAAAGAGATACCGCAGAAGCAGAACAAAGGAGAAGAAGAGCGTTAAGAGAGGCTGAAGAGATGCATCGCTTAAAAGAGCAAGCTGTGGCAGTGCAAAAACGTCTCGAAGAAGAAGCTGCTAAAGAACGTATGGAGAAAGCTGAATTTGAAGCTCACGCTGCTACAGCCGCGACGAAGAGTGCACGGCGCGCTGCAGAAGCGGAGGAGAAACAGCGTGAAGCTGATCGCCTTTATAAAGAGCTGGCGGAGTCTCGACAAAGAGAACAGGAGCAAAATGAAAAACTTCACAACATGACATATGCGGATGAGCAAGACACAGAGAGAACTCGCCAAGCTGTGGATCTTAACTTTATAAACGTCGATCAGAGAGAGCTTAATTATACTTCACAGCAAGAcaagaatgaaaacttgaaGCTCCAGTTGAAT gaaCTTAGCAGTCAGCTAAATTTAACTCGTGACAGGAGCAAGCTAACTCAAGAAGATTTGTTGCACGAAGGTAACTTAAAGGAAGGGCGTGACAAATATAGAACCTTACGACAAATTCGGTTGGGCAACACAAGACAACGCATCGACGAATTTGAatcattttaa
- the LOC130644525 gene encoding moesin-like isoform X1 yields MWYIPHVREEVGGLVPVVCTNRCRQKHSRTWTLTLSTNVRVRTMDAELDFIVEPNITGKEIFDQVVRTIGLQEFWFFGLQYTDEMGYVTWLNLNKHVAALDVKKNGLVQFKFRAKFYPENVSVELIQDVTQKLFFLQVKDNILNDRIYCSPATSVLLSSYAVQVKYGDFKSDVHRKGYLYNDRLLPDRVLKQHQMSKEQWEERIMSCWSQHRYMHREEAMMEYLKIAQDLEMYGVNYFDIKNKRGTDLYLGVDALGLNIFKRENKLSPKIVISWTEIQHISFNDKKFIITPFNKKEQEFLFYVPRLRINKRILTLCMGNLDLYMRRRKPETIEIQQMRNRAYEERRSKYREKQRLNNEQKARATAERKKHELGQQLRRLEEDARLAYEALDKSKRDTAEAEQRRRRALREAEEMHRLKEQAVAVQKRLEEEAAKERMEKAEFEAHAATAATKSARRAAEAEEKQREADRLYKELAESRQREQEQNEKLHNMTYADEQDTERTRQAVDLNFINVDQRELNYTSQQDKNENLKLQLNELSSQLNLTRDRSKLTQEDLLHEGNLKEGRDKYRTLRQIRLGNTRQRIDEFESF; encoded by the exons ATGTGGTACATCCCACATGTCAGAGAAGAAGTGGGTGGATTGGTACCAGTAGTTTGTACTAATAGATGTAGGCAGAAACATTCACGGACGTGGACGCTAACCCTGTCG ACAAACGTGCGCGTAAGGACAATGGATGCGGAATTGGATTTTATTGTTGAACCGAACATAACTGGTAAAGAAATTTTTGATCAAGTTGTCAGAACAATTGGCTTGCAAGAATTCTGGTTTTTTGGTCTTCAATATACAGATGAAATGGGTTATGTAACTTGGTTAAATTTGAATAAACATGTAGCTGCTCTAGATGTCAAGAAAAATGGCCTTGTGCAGTTTAAATTCCGAGCTAAATTCTATCCCGAAAATGTCTCGGTGGAGTTAATCCAAGATGTCACGCAGAAACTGTTTTTTCTACAAGTTAAAGATAACATTTTGAATGACAGAATCTACTGTTCACCAGCCACATCCGTTCTTTTATCATCATATGCTGTCCAAGTCAAATATGGCGACTTCAAATCTGATGTACATAGGAAAGGATACTTATACAACGATCGCTTACTACCAGATCGAGTTCTTAAACAGCATCAGATGTCCAAAGAACAGTGGGAAGAAAGGATAATGTCTTGTTGGAGTCAGCATCGATATATGCACAG ggaGGAAGCAATGATGGAGTATTTAAAGATCGCACAGGATTTAGAAATGTATGGTGTTAATTATTTCGATATCAAAAACAAACGTGGGACAGATTTGTATCTCGGGGTCGATGCATTGGGCTTGAATATCTTTAAACGCGAAAATAAACTCTCTCCCAAAATTGTCATTTCTTGGACCGAGATCCAACATATATCTTTTAACGATAAGAAGTTTATCATCACACCATTCAATAAGAAAGAGCAG GAGTTTTTATTCTACGTTCCACGTTTACGAATTAATAAGCGTATTCTTACCTTGTGTATGGGTAACCTTGATTTGTACATGCGACGAAGAAAACCGGAAACTATCGAAATTCAACAAATGAGGAATCGAGCTTATGAAGAGAGACGGTCGAAATATCGAGAAAAACAGCGACTTAATAATGAACAAAAAGCACGCGCAACtgccgaaagaaaaaaacatgaattGGGGCAGCAATTAAGAAGACTTGAAGAGGATGCACGTCTTGCGTATGAAGCATTAGATAAATCGAAAAGAGATACCGCAGAAGCAGAACAAAGGAGAAGAAGAGCGTTAAGAGAGGCTGAAGAGATGCATCGCTTAAAAGAGCAAGCTGTGGCAGTGCAAAAACGTCTCGAAGAAGAAGCTGCTAAAGAACGTATGGAGAAAGCTGAATTTGAAGCTCACGCTGCTACAGCCGCGACGAAGAGTGCACGGCGCGCTGCAGAAGCGGAGGAGAAACAGCGTGAAGCTGATCGCCTTTATAAAGAGCTGGCGGAGTCTCGACAAAGAGAACAGGAGCAAAATGAAAAACTTCACAACATGACATATGCGGATGAGCAAGACACAGAGAGAACTCGCCAAGCTGTGGATCTTAACTTTATAAACGTCGATCAGAGAGAGCTTAATTATACTTCACAGCAAGAcaagaatgaaaacttgaaGCTCCAGTTGAAT gaaCTTAGCAGTCAGCTAAATTTAACTCGTGACAGGAGCAAGCTAACTCAAGAAGATTTGTTGCACGAAGGTAACTTAAAGGAAGGGCGTGACAAATATAGAACCTTACGACAAATTCGGTTGGGCAACACAAGACAACGCATCGACGAATTTGAatcattttaa
- the LOC130644527 gene encoding radixin-like isoform X2 produces MVKAINVRVTTMDAELEFAIQPNTTGKQLFDQVVKTIGLREIWFFGLQYTDTKDYSAWLKLNKKVTAQEIKKETPMQFKFRAKFFPEDVSAELIQEVTQRLFFLQVKDGVLTEEIYCPPETSVLLSSYAVQVKYGDFKSDVHKKGYLANDRLLPDRVLKQHQMSKEQWEERIMSWWGEHKDMPREDAMMEYLKIAQDLEMYGVNYFDIKNKRGTDLYLGVDALGLNIYEHGDKLTPKIGFPWSEIRNISFNDKKFVIKPIDRKAPDFLFYVPRLRINKRILSLCMGNHELYMRRRKPDTIEVQQMKAQAREEKQSKQQERQQLAKEKQARADAEKEKIELEERLRKFEEEARLAQEALDKSKREAEKLEEQRQKAKEEAEEMHRLKEQAEAEQKRLEEEAAHERMEKAEFEALAAAAAEESARRAAEAEEKQREADRLHQELVESQQREEEQKQELLKIIATPPAAMIHTDEQESESTQHAADLEDTSVDQRELNYTSEQDKNERLRLQLKALGSELNQARDETQLTREDVLHEGNLKEGRDKYKTLKQIRQGNTKQRIDEFEAL; encoded by the exons ATGGTGAAGGCT ATCAATGTTCGCGTCACCACAATGGACGCCGAGTTGGAGTTTGCCATCCAACCAAACACAACTGGCAAACAACTGTTCGATCAAGTCGTAAAAACAATTGGTCTACGAGAAATCTGGTTCTTCGGACTTCAATATACAGATACAAAGGATTACTCGGCCTGGctgaaactgaataaaaaagttactgctcaggaaattaaaaaagaaacaccTATGCAGTTTAAATTTCGGGCTAAATTCTTCCCTGAGGATGTTTCTGCCGAATTAATTCAAGAGGTCACACAAAGATTGTTTTTCTTACAAGTCAAAGATGGTGTACTGACCGAAGAAATTTACTGTCCACCAGAAACATCAGTCCTCTTGTCATCGTATGCCGTTCAAGTGAAATATGGCGACTTCAAATCTGATGTACATAAGAAAGGATACTTAGCCAACGATCGCTTACTACCAGATCGAGTTCTTAAACAGCATCAAATGTCTAAAGAACAGTGGGAAGAAAGGATAATGTCTTGGTGGGGTGAACACAAGGATATGCCAAG AGAAGACGCGATGATGGAGTATTTGAAAATCGCACAAGATTTAGAAATGTACGGTGTCAATTATTTCGATATCAAAAACAAACGTGGAACAGATTTGTATCTCGGGGTCGATGCATTGGGTTTAAATATCTATGAACACGGGGACAAACTCACACCGAAAATTGGTTTCCCATGGAGTGAAATCCGAAATATTTCCTTTAACGACAAAAAGTTCGTCATCAAACCCATCGATAGAAAAGCACCG GATTTCCTGTTCTACGTTCCTCGTCTACGCATTAATAAGCGAATTCTTTCCTTATGTATGGGTAATCATGAGTTATACATGCGACGAAGAAAACCAGACACCATCGAAGTCCAGCAGATGAAGGCTCAAGCTCGTGAAGAGAAACAGTCGAAGCAACAAGAAAGACAGCAActtgccaaagaaaaacaagcGCGTGCTGATGCCGAAAAGGAGAAAATTGAATTGGAAGAGCGCTTAAGAAAATTTGAAGAAGAAGCTCGTCTGGCACAAGAAGCATTAGATAAATCTAAGAGGGAAGCCGAGAAATTGGAAGAACAGAGGCAAAAGGCTAAAGAAGAAGCTGAAGAAATGCATCGCTTGAAAGAGCAAGCTGAGGCCGAACAAAAACGTCTTGAAGAAGAAGCTGCTCATGAACGTATGGAAAAAGCTGAATTTGAAGCTCTTGCTGCAGCAGCTGCGGAGGAGAGTGCACGGCGTGCCGCAGAAGCGGAAGAGAAGCAGCGTGAAGCTGACCGCCTTCATCAAGAACTGGTGGAGTCTCAACAAAGAGAGGAGGAGCAAAAACAGGAATTGTTAAAGATAATTGCTACGCCCCCCGCTGCTATGATTCATACCGATGAACAGGAATCAGAAAGCACCCAACATGCTGCCGATCTCGAGGACACCTCAGTTGACCAAAGAGAACTTAATTACACATCTGAACAAGACAAGAATGAGAGATTAAGGCTGCAACTGAAG GCGCTTGGTAGCGAACTGAATCAAGCCCGAGATGAAACCCAGCTGACTAGAGAGGACGTATTACACGAAGGAAATTTAAAAGAAGGTCGTGACAAATACAAGACCTTGAAACAGATCCGACAAGGAAACACGAAACAACGTATTGACGAATTTGAAGCATTGTAA
- the LOC130644527 gene encoding radixin-like isoform X1 has translation MSGFNVVKAQSSKDAKGKQINVRVTTMDAELEFAIQPNTTGKQLFDQVVKTIGLREIWFFGLQYTDTKDYSAWLKLNKKVTAQEIKKETPMQFKFRAKFFPEDVSAELIQEVTQRLFFLQVKDGVLTEEIYCPPETSVLLSSYAVQVKYGDFKSDVHKKGYLANDRLLPDRVLKQHQMSKEQWEERIMSWWGEHKDMPREDAMMEYLKIAQDLEMYGVNYFDIKNKRGTDLYLGVDALGLNIYEHGDKLTPKIGFPWSEIRNISFNDKKFVIKPIDRKAPDFLFYVPRLRINKRILSLCMGNHELYMRRRKPDTIEVQQMKAQAREEKQSKQQERQQLAKEKQARADAEKEKIELEERLRKFEEEARLAQEALDKSKREAEKLEEQRQKAKEEAEEMHRLKEQAEAEQKRLEEEAAHERMEKAEFEALAAAAAEESARRAAEAEEKQREADRLHQELVESQQREEEQKQELLKIIATPPAAMIHTDEQESESTQHAADLEDTSVDQRELNYTSEQDKNERLRLQLKALGSELNQARDETQLTREDVLHEGNLKEGRDKYKTLKQIRQGNTKQRIDEFEAL, from the exons atGTCTGGTTTTAACGTAGTAAAGGCGCAATCCTCTAAGGATGCAAAAGGCAAACAG ATCAATGTTCGCGTCACCACAATGGACGCCGAGTTGGAGTTTGCCATCCAACCAAACACAACTGGCAAACAACTGTTCGATCAAGTCGTAAAAACAATTGGTCTACGAGAAATCTGGTTCTTCGGACTTCAATATACAGATACAAAGGATTACTCGGCCTGGctgaaactgaataaaaaagttactgctcaggaaattaaaaaagaaacaccTATGCAGTTTAAATTTCGGGCTAAATTCTTCCCTGAGGATGTTTCTGCCGAATTAATTCAAGAGGTCACACAAAGATTGTTTTTCTTACAAGTCAAAGATGGTGTACTGACCGAAGAAATTTACTGTCCACCAGAAACATCAGTCCTCTTGTCATCGTATGCCGTTCAAGTGAAATATGGCGACTTCAAATCTGATGTACATAAGAAAGGATACTTAGCCAACGATCGCTTACTACCAGATCGAGTTCTTAAACAGCATCAAATGTCTAAAGAACAGTGGGAAGAAAGGATAATGTCTTGGTGGGGTGAACACAAGGATATGCCAAG AGAAGACGCGATGATGGAGTATTTGAAAATCGCACAAGATTTAGAAATGTACGGTGTCAATTATTTCGATATCAAAAACAAACGTGGAACAGATTTGTATCTCGGGGTCGATGCATTGGGTTTAAATATCTATGAACACGGGGACAAACTCACACCGAAAATTGGTTTCCCATGGAGTGAAATCCGAAATATTTCCTTTAACGACAAAAAGTTCGTCATCAAACCCATCGATAGAAAAGCACCG GATTTCCTGTTCTACGTTCCTCGTCTACGCATTAATAAGCGAATTCTTTCCTTATGTATGGGTAATCATGAGTTATACATGCGACGAAGAAAACCAGACACCATCGAAGTCCAGCAGATGAAGGCTCAAGCTCGTGAAGAGAAACAGTCGAAGCAACAAGAAAGACAGCAActtgccaaagaaaaacaagcGCGTGCTGATGCCGAAAAGGAGAAAATTGAATTGGAAGAGCGCTTAAGAAAATTTGAAGAAGAAGCTCGTCTGGCACAAGAAGCATTAGATAAATCTAAGAGGGAAGCCGAGAAATTGGAAGAACAGAGGCAAAAGGCTAAAGAAGAAGCTGAAGAAATGCATCGCTTGAAAGAGCAAGCTGAGGCCGAACAAAAACGTCTTGAAGAAGAAGCTGCTCATGAACGTATGGAAAAAGCTGAATTTGAAGCTCTTGCTGCAGCAGCTGCGGAGGAGAGTGCACGGCGTGCCGCAGAAGCGGAAGAGAAGCAGCGTGAAGCTGACCGCCTTCATCAAGAACTGGTGGAGTCTCAACAAAGAGAGGAGGAGCAAAAACAGGAATTGTTAAAGATAATTGCTACGCCCCCCGCTGCTATGATTCATACCGATGAACAGGAATCAGAAAGCACCCAACATGCTGCCGATCTCGAGGACACCTCAGTTGACCAAAGAGAACTTAATTACACATCTGAACAAGACAAGAATGAGAGATTAAGGCTGCAACTGAAG GCGCTTGGTAGCGAACTGAATCAAGCCCGAGATGAAACCCAGCTGACTAGAGAGGACGTATTACACGAAGGAAATTTAAAAGAAGGTCGTGACAAATACAAGACCTTGAAACAGATCCGACAAGGAAACACGAAACAACGTATTGACGAATTTGAAGCATTGTAA